The genomic segment GGCTCACCGTCGCCAACCGGGCTGAACCGGCACTGCGGGAACCGCTCCCGCAGTTGCGGGAGCAGGTCCGACAGGTTGGGGGTGAGCAGGACGTGCGGTCCCGCGACGGCGCCGGTCACGAGGACTCCTGCGCACGCTTCCGGTTGTTGTACGTCACGCCGCCCTTGGCCCAGTTGTCGTACGACACCTCGTAGAGCAGGACGTGGGTGTTCTCGCGCGGGGAGCCGTACTTGACCAGCACGTCGGTGAGGTCAGCGATCATCGCTTCCTTGGTGGCCTGGTCCCGCTTGCCGATCTCGGCCCGGATGATTGCCATGTCAGTTCTCCTTGCTCGTGGTCGCGAAGTCCGGGTTGCGCTCGTACTCGGCCTTGACTGCGAGGTACGCGAAGGCGTGCGTGACGCGGGTCTTGAGCACCCCGTCGAAGACCTCGCGGGCCTTCTCGACGTCGCCGTTGTAGTAGTGCCAGTTGCCGAGGCCGTACCCCTGGGTGACGGTCTTGAGGCTGTTGCCGTCGCACATCGCCCACAGCTCGTCCGGGCCGATCTGGCCGGTGTAGAGCTTCATCCGGCCCTCGTAGCCCACCAGGTGCGGCTCGTCGACCAGGTCGACATTGCGGAACCGGTCGAGCACCTCCTCGGCCTCGGCGGTCCGGCCGAGGCGCCGCAGCGCCATGTACTGCCAGTCCTGCGACGCCACCAGGCCCTCCTGGTGCCGGGACGCCTTCTCCGACTCGGCGAAGCTGGGCAGGCAGCCCTCCAGGTCGCCGGCGAGGTACTGGGCGACGCCGAGGTGGTACCAGACGGAGGCGTGCAGCGTGGTGTTGTAGCGGCCGAGGATCTCCGGGTTCGCGGCGGCGTCGGTGTCGCTGAGGTGCTGCGGGCGCACGTCCTCGGGCCGGCCGAGGATCAGGCTCACGACGTCCTTCTCCACCTCCGGCTGGTACATCTCGTACTCGTCCTCGACGCCGGCGAGCTGGTCGGCGGCGGTGCGCAGGTCCGCGATCGCGCCGGCGTAGTCACTGATGGAGATCCGCCGGTGCCCCCGGAAACGCAGCAGGCGCGGGCTGTCCGGCTCCAGTTCGAGCGCCTCGGTCAGCAGCGCCACGGACTCCTCGTGCTTGCCGAGGTAGCCCTTCAGCCGGGCGGCGATGATGTAGCGGTGGGTCAGGGGTACGGA from the Micromonospora sp. WMMA1947 genome contains:
- a CDS encoding tautomerase family protein gives rise to the protein MAIIRAEIGKRDQATKEAMIADLTDVLVKYGSPRENTHVLLYEVSYDNWAKGGVTYNNRKRAQESS
- a CDS encoding tetratricopeptide repeat protein, which translates into the protein MTSVPLTHRYIIAARLKGYLGKHEESVALLTEALELEPDSPRLLRFRGHRRISISDYAGAIADLRTAADQLAGVEDEYEMYQPEVEKDVVSLILGRPEDVRPQHLSDTDAAANPEILGRYNTTLHASVWYHLGVAQYLAGDLEGCLPSFAESEKASRHQEGLVASQDWQYMALRRLGRTAEAEEVLDRFRNVDLVDEPHLVGYEGRMKLYTGQIGPDELWAMCDGNSLKTVTQGYGLGNWHYYNGDVEKAREVFDGVLKTRVTHAFAYLAVKAEYERNPDFATTSKEN